From a region of the Deltaproteobacteria bacterium genome:
- a CDS encoding ABC transporter ATP-binding protein produces the protein MIRLVHLHKSFGSQHVLRGLDLEIPDGSIYAIIGQSGTGKSCLLKHLIGLMRPDQGEIWIDDTEITALRGRALNRMRNRFGMLFQGGALFDSMNVYDNVAFPLREKTRLREGEIRHKVQERLEQVGLLGTDLKFPSELSGGMRKRVALARALVSEPEILLFDEPTTGLDPIRVNAIHQLIRDLQQRFHFTVIVVSHEIPEIFSLATHVAMLHGGVIVASGAAQEVQSSANPIIQQFISGSTEGPMTAN, from the coding sequence ATGATCCGCCTCGTTCACTTGCACAAATCATTCGGGAGCCAGCACGTATTGCGAGGATTGGACCTCGAAATCCCCGACGGGTCCATTTACGCGATCATCGGCCAAAGCGGCACGGGGAAAAGCTGTCTCCTGAAGCATCTCATCGGCCTCATGCGACCGGACCAGGGGGAGATTTGGATCGACGACACGGAAATCACCGCGCTCAGAGGCCGTGCCCTCAATCGCATGCGCAACCGCTTCGGCATGCTGTTTCAGGGAGGCGCGTTGTTCGACTCGATGAATGTGTACGATAACGTGGCCTTTCCATTGCGGGAAAAGACTCGCCTCCGCGAAGGCGAGATCCGTCACAAGGTGCAAGAACGACTCGAACAAGTCGGGCTTCTCGGCACCGACCTCAAGTTTCCATCGGAACTCTCCGGCGGCATGCGCAAGCGGGTGGCGCTGGCGCGCGCCTTGGTCTCGGAGCCGGAAATCCTCTTGTTCGACGAACCCACGACCGGGCTCGATCCCATCCGCGTGAATGCCATTCACCAACTGATCCGCGATCTTCAGCAAAGGTTTCACTTCACGGTTATCGTCGTGAGCCATGAAATTCCCGAGATCTTTTCTTTAGCCACTCACGTCGCTATGCTGCACGGAGGCGTCATTGTCGCGTCGGGCGCGGCACAAGAGGTACAGTCGTCCGCAAACCCGATCATTCAGCAATTT